Proteins encoded together in one Monomorium pharaonis isolate MP-MQ-018 chromosome 8, ASM1337386v2, whole genome shotgun sequence window:
- the LOC105840272 gene encoding transcriptional activator cubitus interruptus has protein sequence MPEKEVAYHQEAFSLLQPPPPPHHSHSAFHAAFHPHPHSAPPPPFHPHHGPPPPPHPAHPTAWEHHTAAAAAAAAVAFHPPLHHPLSSSAAIGTPGNDSGGGGSGSAGSGGSGGGGGGSAGNGTSGDFLRRSHPLAEHTALHPAYRINYMDHIYHHIQASTHSPNASLHGLGGLGPEYLLHAAGPASTLASSEFPFSIDVSASSRLGSPRASAIRASRKRALSSSPYSDRFDIDSMIRFSPNSLASIVNGSRSSSASGSYGHLSAAMSPSLGMHPASMAPHIQQLQAHLLRSAAAAVLLPHTHPLQPPAPPPPPPHPHSHSHAHGLSPHSQLYPGVPPHSTSSATLSPHGAGVPPKSESVESCRKASESSTRSVTAEADTSSRRAATKVKREPATTTTNATTTTAPPTHPQGLSPSEDLRDEPGDFIETNCHWRDCGLEFPTQDDLVKHINNDHIHANKKSFVCGWEECSREEKPFKAQYMLVVHMRRHTGEKPHKCTFEGCFKAYSRLENLKTHLRSHTGEKPYTCEYPGCSKAFSNASDRAKHQNRTHSSEKPYICKAPGCTKRYTDPSSLRKHVKTVHGAEFYANKKHKGGGGGDGGGSDEAGAGGNSPSRSEDLPPKTPSLSSPSVKSESEANSPPGIMQQQGSPLVGGCNDEVAGMGPLTGDGIALAEEPWNEEPDDLDIADLPVALRAMVGGMESQQQLQMPVPTPRNRLKGRLNAKGMPNIPSIGNMRGLRGVALQGNIGDLNKRITDLKMEGGGSQTRQTSLSDLQLRLQSFGEPRRDSNSTVSTYYGSMRSTDFSSRRSSQASVARMGPGPESFYDPISPGTSRRSSQMSTTSSRIDQAHLQGPYSTNNLVVQTQNMSLQNIQTMQNDWNSSSGHCTQPSNDRRMSEPIRSNPVQRTSPPIPPRPRSAQLPELQPELHPNQEVILDEVGEGEMVENKLVIPDEMMQYLNQVQAGGNQVGYRGSPLPICQSPICTNPLHYQRQVQPTCNYNQPHQPHQQTCYSSQQIGQQSCPNYQNPSSMPYSQCPNSRAIQSSSQQYCPPPNYGSQVTGGQVTSPAAGQVMSPSSHYNSTHLSDQPLTSPAAGALAPQHAPQNLPQNSAQLTRNCSQSHAHQGYYPTYGCASQINSNCNGTGGQASSHSNQTCTPSNHTVQMRLTNNCQQLSPHCNQQTAPSMPNQPTIAHPSAQCNQSSGQCTRPMVTSNGQIPNVHSAQQSSVMNQCGPISPLCSPLNHVNQNKPTNTLATNLQSCQQQTQQSATTPCLQVNNCIHPSGAHRQVNDGGDSAKRTSPQLCNAQQTNCRMQQQQQTCAHNCQTRTNPPAQYNCNCAWTYGNQCYHDQHNGSLPEIQCRDISQSQQGSPIKPPQGMRQDSYRRTLEYVQQCRNWSVNAQTHETNVSSSTHPMSLPQPLPASANMVVNDMTSSLSSLLEENRYLQMIQ, from the exons ATTATCCAGCTCAGCGGCAATTGGAACACCCGGTAACGACAGTGGAGGTGGCGGAAGTGGTAGTGCAGGTAGTGGAGGCAGCGGGGGCGGTGGGGGTGGATCTGCCGGCAACGGTACTTCCGGTGATTTTTTACGTAGAAGTCATCCCCTCGCGGAACATACGGCCTTACATCCCGCTTACCGGATCAACTACATGGACCACATCTACCATCATATCCAGGCCTCCACGCACAGTCCCAACGCCTCACTACACG GACTGGGTGGTTTGGGGCCCGAATACCTCTTACACGCGGCAGGTCCTGCCAGCACCCTCGCATCGTCCGAATTCCCGTTCTCCATTGATG TTTCAGCATCATCGCGATTAGGAAGTCCGCGAGCCTCAGCGATCAGAGCGAGTCGAAAAAGAGCGCTGAGCAGTTCACCGTACTCGGACAGATTTGACATCGACAGCATGATTCGATTTAGCCCCAATAGCTTGGCGTCCATCGTGAATGGTTCGCGAAGTAGTAGCGCGAGCGGAAGCTACGGACATCTCTCCGCTG CAATGAGTCCGTCATTAGGCATGCATCCCGCTAGCATGGCGCCGCACATACAGCAGTTACAAGCCCACCTTTTGAGAAGTGCGGCCGCGGCGGTGCTTTTACCTCACACGCATCCCTTGCAACCACCCgcaccaccgccgccaccgccgcatCCACATTCTCACTCTCATGCTCACGGACTGTCCCCCCATTCGCAATTGTATCCCGGCGTGCCACCACATTCCACATCGTCGGCGACACTTAGCCCGCACGGAGCCGGAGTACCCCCGAAGAGTGAG AGTGTAGAGTCATGCAGGAAAGCATCGGAATCATCGACTCGCTCGGTGACGGCCGAGGCCGACACTTCCTCAAGACGAGCCGCCACCAAAGTCAAGAGGGAACCGGCGACAACGACCACCAATGCAACCACTACTACCGCTCCACCGACTCACCCTCAAGGCCTCAGTCCGAGCGAGGATCTCAGAGATGAACCTGGTGACTTCATCGAAACGAATTGTCACTGGAGAGACTGCGGTCTCGAATTTCCTACACAG GATGATCTCGTAAAACATATCAACAACGATCACATACATGCCAACAAGAAGAGCTTTGTTTGCGGTTGGGAGGAATGCTCGAGGGAGGAAAAACCCTTCAAGGCTCAATACATGCTGGTCGTGCACATGAGAAGGCATACGGGTGAAAAACCACACAAGTGTACC TTCGAAGGTTGCTTCAAAGCCTACTCACGATTGGAGAATCTCAAGACTCACCTCAGATCTCATACCGGAGAGAAACCGTATACCTGCGAATATCCAGGCTGCAGCAAAGCTTTCAGCAACGCGAGCGATAGAGCGAAACATCAAAATAGAACGCACTCCAGCGAG AAACCATACATTTGCAAAGCTCCTGGCTGTACAAAACGGTATACAGATCCATCGTCATTGAGGAAGCATGTCAAGACTGTCCATGGTGCCGAATTTTATGCAAACAAAAAGCATAAGGGTGGCGGTGGTGGCGATGGCGGTGGTAGTGATGAGGCTGGTGCAGGAGGTAACAGTCCCAGCAGGAGTGAGGATCTGCCTCCAAAGACACCTAGCCTCTCAAGTCCTAGCGTCAAATCTGAGAGTGAAGCGAACAGTCCACCTGGCATCATGCAGCAACAGGGTAGTCCACTGGTAGGTGGATGTAATGACGAGGTCGCAGGGATGGGTCCTCTCACCGGCGATGGAATTGCCCTTGCTGAAGAACCATGGAACGAGGAGCCCGATGATTTGGACATCGCCGATCTTCCTGTAGCACTACGTGCCATG GTTGGTGGTATGGAATCGCAGCAGCAATTGCAGATGCCAGTACCCACACCAAGGAATCGTCTGAAAGGAAGACTAAACGCCAAAGGCATGCCGAATATACCGAGCATAGGAAACATGCGTGGGCTTCGCGGTGTCGCACTTCAAGGTAATATCGGCGACCTCAATAAAAGAATCACCGATCTGAAGATGGAGGGCGGTGGCAGCCAAACGCGGCAAACAAGTCTATCTGATCTTCAATTGAGGCTTCAATCATTCGGTGAACCGCGAAGGGACAGCAACAGTACTGTCAGCACTTACTACGGCAGCATGAGATCGACAGATTTTAGTAGCAGAAGAAGCAGTCAGGCGAGCGTCGCTAGAATGGGCCCAGGTCCAGAAAGCTTCTATGATCCAATCAGTCCCGGTACGTCTAGACGAAGCAGCCAGATGAGCACGACTTCTAGCAGGATCGACCAAGCTCATCTACAGGGGCCTTACTCAACGAATAACCTCGTCGTTCAAACGCAAAATATGTCTCTTCAG aaCATTCAGACGATGCAAAATGATTGGAATAGTTCAAGTGGTCATTGTACTCAACCGTCGAACGATCGACGAATGTCTGAACCTATTCGCAGTAATCCAGTCCAAAGAACTTCTCCTCCGATCCCACCCAGGCCAAGATCGGCACAGCTACCCGAGCTTCAACCTGAGCTCCATCCTAATCAGGAAGTAATTTTGGACGAGGTGGGTGAAGGCGAAATGGTGGAGAATAAATTGGTTATTCCTGATGAAATGATGCAATATTTGAATCAG GTTCAAGCGGGCGGAAATCAAGTTGGCTATCGTGGCAGTCCTTTACCGATTTGCCAATCACCGATATGCACAAATCCTTTGCACTACCAGCGACAGGTGCAACCTACGTGTAATTATAATCAACCACATCAGCCACACCAACAGACCTGCTACTCCTCTCAGCAAATCGGACAACAATCCTGTCCGAATTATCAGAATCCCTCGTCTATGCCTTATAGTCAATGTCCAAATTCACGTGCGATTCAATCTTCATCGCAGCAGTATTGCCCGCCGCCAAATTATGGATCTCAAGTCACTGGTGGACAAGTAACAAGCCCAGCCGCGGGTCAAGTTATGTCACCGAGTTCCCATTATAACTCGACTCATTTGAGCGATCAGCCACTGACATCCCCCGCGGCTGGCGCACTAGCACCACAGCACGCACCACAAAATCTGCCCCAGAATTCTGCTCAACTCACCAGAAATTGTTCTCAGAGTCATGCACATCAGGGTTATTATCCAACTTATGGCTGCGCAAGTCAAATAAACTCAAATTGCAACGGTACCGGTGGTCAAGCTAGTTCTCATTCTAATCAGACTTGTACACCGTCCAATCACACTGTACAAATGCGACTAACAAACAACTGTCAGCAATTGTCACCGCATTGCAATCAACAAACTGCGCCATCCATGCCTAATCAACCTACTATTGCTCATCCGAGTGCTCAGTGCAATCAGTCCTCTGGTCAGTGCACTAGACCTATGGTAACATCTAACGGTCAGATTCCCAACGTACACTCTGCTCAACAGTCTTCGGTGATGAATCAGTGCGGTCCGATATCACCTCTCTGTTCTCCACTAAATCACGTAAATCAAAACAAACCGACAAATACGCTTGCGACAAATCTTCAAAGCTGTCAACAACAAACTCAACAATCAGCCACAACGCCTTGTCTACAAGTCAACAACTGTATTCATCCCAGTGGTGCACATCGTCAAGTTAACGATGGTGGAGACAGTGCAAAGAGAACATCACCACAACTTTGTAATGCTCAGCAGACTAACTGCAGaatgcagcagcagcaacaaacCTGCGCCCATAATTGTCAAACGCGCACGAATCCTCCTGCTCAATACAACTGCAATTGTGCATGGACTTATGGAAATCAATGTTATCACGATCAACACAATGGATCGCTACCGGAGATACAATGCAGAGATATTAGCCAGTCCCAACAAGGTTCACCGATAAAGCCACCTCAAGGTATGAGACAAGATTCCTACCGTAGAACATTGGAATACGTTCAACAATGTAGAAACTGGTCCGTTAACGCTCAAACCCATGAAACCAACGTCTCCAGCTCAACGCATCCGATGTCGTTGCCCCAACCTTTACCAGCCAGCGCCAATATGGTTGTTAATGACATGACATCTTCTCTTAGCTCTTTACTAGAAGAAAACAGATATTTACAAATGATTCAATGA
- the LOC118644160 gene encoding uncharacterized protein LOC118644160 — protein sequence MEQVQFIYDDLKDNNEIAIFERYGNIAKCYTIAFIICLVCSLFIIINIQLWPDFINIILSINESQPRRLSIATEYFIDQEKYYYLMLFHFNASICIGFFSIVATGSMLFAYLQHACGAFEIASYRIKNAIKIYIQDINLKNKILVYKNLISGVNIHRKAIMWVFTF from the exons atggaacaagttcaatttatttatgatgatttaaaagataataatgaaATCGCCATTTTTGAAAGATATGGAAATATTGCGAAATGTTATACGATTGCATTTATAA TATGTCTTGTTTgcagtttatttattataattaacatacaATTGTGgccagattttattaatattattttatccatAAATGAGTCTCAACCACGGCGTCTATCAATCGCAACGGAGTACTTTATtgatcaagaaaaatattactatttaatgCTATTCCACTTTAATGCAAGTATATGCATAGGATTTTTCTCAATAGTAGCAACAGGATCAATGCTCTTTGCATACCTTCAACATGCATGCGGAGCGTTCGAAATTGCCAG tTATCGTATTAAGaacgcaataaaaatttatatacaagatattaatctaaaaaacaaaattttggtTTATAAGAATCTTATTTCTGGTGTAAATATTCATCGAAAAGCAATAATGTGGGTATTTACATTTTAG